A single region of the Biomphalaria glabrata chromosome 15, xgBioGlab47.1, whole genome shotgun sequence genome encodes:
- the LOC106064907 gene encoding uncharacterized protein LOC106064907 isoform X2, with amino-acid sequence MDNLLKDIKEAQSEKCLLEKDLSDKRQQRSQLEHDYELAKECSSQVQHNHIQLSDSSAVAEQKVSHIQDISLSFQEELSECMNKLNSLQQVLDAEKQTQITAINELETTLGKIATDLFQAKKQYNKISLNNAINETRITLQAAQLIDY; translated from the exons atggACAACCTGTTAAAAGATATAAAAGAAGCGCAAAGTg agAAATGCTTACTGGAGAAAGACTTAAGTGATAAAAGACAACAACGGAGCCAACTAGAACATGACTATGAACTAG CAAAAGAATGTAGCAGTCAAGTGCAACATAACCATATACAGTTATCGG acTCCTCAGCTGTAGCCGAGCAGAAGGTCTCCCATATTCAGGACATTTCATTGAG TTTTCAAGAAGAGCTCAGTGAGTGTATGAATAAATTGAATTCTTTACAACAAGTTTTAGATGCTGAAAAACAGACTCAGATTACAGCAAT TAATGAACTGGAAACTACCTTGGGTAAAATAGCCACAGACCTTTTTCAAGCCAAGAAACAGTAT AATAAAATATCTCTAAACAATGCCATTAATGAGACAAGGATAACTTTGCAGGCTGCACAGCTAATAG ACTATTAG
- the LOC106064907 gene encoding uncharacterized protein LOC106064907 isoform X1 → MDNLLKDIKEAQSEKCLLEKDLSDKRQQRSQLEHDYELAKECSSQVQHNHIQLSDSSAVAEQKVSHIQDISLSFQEELSECMNKLNSLQQVLDAEKQTQITAINELETTLGKIATDLFQAKKQYNKISLNNAINETRITLQAAQLIVDNDSKELPLLSKHLEQLNVEEKKSNSALKNVLSICLRLLERDRIDALQHLNSK, encoded by the exons atggACAACCTGTTAAAAGATATAAAAGAAGCGCAAAGTg agAAATGCTTACTGGAGAAAGACTTAAGTGATAAAAGACAACAACGGAGCCAACTAGAACATGACTATGAACTAG CAAAAGAATGTAGCAGTCAAGTGCAACATAACCATATACAGTTATCGG acTCCTCAGCTGTAGCCGAGCAGAAGGTCTCCCATATTCAGGACATTTCATTGAG TTTTCAAGAAGAGCTCAGTGAGTGTATGAATAAATTGAATTCTTTACAACAAGTTTTAGATGCTGAAAAACAGACTCAGATTACAGCAAT TAATGAACTGGAAACTACCTTGGGTAAAATAGCCACAGACCTTTTTCAAGCCAAGAAACAGTAT AATAAAATATCTCTAAACAATGCCATTAATGAGACAAGGATAACTTTGCAGGCTGCACAGCTAATAG ttgATAATGACAGTAAAGAACTTCCCCTTTTGAGCAAGCATTTGGAACAATTAAATGTTGAAGAAAAGAAATCTAATAGTGCTTTGAAGAATGTCTTGTCAATATGTTTaag ACTATTAGAGAGAGACAGGATCGATGCACTACAACACCTTAACTCTAAATAA